The following are encoded in a window of Cottoperca gobio chromosome 20, fCotGob3.1, whole genome shotgun sequence genomic DNA:
- the gpr141 gene encoding probable G-protein coupled receptor 141, with the protein MASTVTESSFIGDSDLLYDNTHLNEYHTVLLVIYTVILLSGIISLSLMIHIMKFSVSSITSIAVLNLIFTHFVFLLTVPFRIYYYATHEWSLGLKWCKVVSGMIHIHMYMSFIFYVIILISRLMSFYNKADLVTSCQTFHALIASAVVWMVVLVVVPCIIYYSYGKNAKEESSGSNNSTLTHCFQFGNHIESTVKVFNYIVSIIIIVAAALLTGLQANVLRVLYRKHHQGCTSQQDFWAQLNSLCFALIMVVCFIPYHMFRLGYLNNLDLQNINELFLSLTTFNCLDMLTFLGRRTCNMCFPRNI; encoded by the coding sequence ATGGCTTCCACTGTAACTGAAAGCTCCTTCATTGGAGACTCAGACCTGCTGTATGATAACACACATCTTAATGAGTACCACACCGTCCTCCTGgtcatctacactgtgattctGCTCAGCGGCATCATCAGCCTCAGCCTGATGATACACATCATGAAGTTCAGCGTGTCTTCCATCACCTCCATCGCCGTACTCAACCTCATCTTCACCCACTTCGTCTTCCTGCTCACCGTGCCCTTCAGGATCTACTACTACGCGACTCATGAGTGGAGCCTGGGCCTCAAGTGGTGTAAAGTGGTCAGCGGCATGATCCACATCCACATGTACATGTCTTTTATCTTCTATGTGATCATCCTCATCTCACGCCTGATGTCGTTCTACAACAAAGCTGACTTGGTGACCTCCTGCCAGACTTTCCACGCGCTCATCGCCAGTGCAGTGGTGTGGATGGTGGTGCTTGTCGTGGTCCCTTGCATAATCTATTATTCCTACGGCAAAAACGCAAAGGAGGAGAGCTCGGGCAGCAATAACTCAACTCTGACACACTGCTTCCAGTTTGGCAACCACATAGAGTCTACTGTCAAGGTGTTCAACTACATAGTAAGCATCATCATCATAGTGGCGGCCGCCCTGCTCACAGGTCTCCAAGCCAACGTGCTGAGGGTTTTATACAGGAAGCACCACCAGGGATGCACCTCTCAGCAGGACTTTTGGGCTCAGCTGAACAGTCTGTGCTTTGCTCTCATCATGGTTGTCTGCTTCATTCCCTACCACATGTTCCGGCTGGGATACTTGAACAATCTCGACCTGCAGAATATCAACGAGCTGTTTCTGAGTCTGACCACTTTTAATTGTTTGGACATGCTCACCTTCTTGGGGAGGAGAACCTGCAACATGTGCTTCCCGAGAAATATTTGA